CGTTGCATGCCATAAACCACAGCCAGCAACTTGTCTGTGCATAAAAATAACATGCAAGCAAACGTTGCTATCCTTTTAATATTCCGATCCCTTTCTTCCTGAAATTATTTTCCCCAACCAACTCAACCCAACCCAATacgtatataattaattattattaagattTTGATTAATTTAGCAGAAAATAATGTGACAAATTAagccatataattaattagtatatacaCATGATTTTGtcacattattattatatattcagaAAGTAGTAATCAAATCATGGAGGACATGATCACATGAGGATGATCACCACCACCTGGATCGCATTTACATGACTTTTATCATGACTACAGCTTCCATTTGTCTTGCTCTTGCCGGAACTATTTTCCTGATCATCATTCTCTAATTTCAATCAATTAGAGAGTGCGCGcgtatcttcttctttttttgtttttaaagaaattaataacaTGTATAGATATAGGAGGGATTTAGCCACAAAGAATAAAGAATCATGTTGAGCTAGCTAGACAGATTCGAGCTGAGACCAATTTCAACATTTTTGCCATTTTAACGTTGATTTATGGTATACTTTTTATATACGACACATTAAGTAAATTCGATCGAGCATTTCAGCCAAAAAAATAGTCATGTGCgaaaaaagataatgaaaattgaaatgcatgcatgggataTCTCAAATTAAAGGAATGGAACATTATCAGGGCTATATATCTTATGCTTGAGACACAAGCTGAACTTTGTAAGAGCAAAGATCACATCCGCCCGCACGATTAAGAAACGAAATAGCTACCTAGCCCAAGGGCATATCGCCGGGAGAGAAAATGTGGCCAGAAGCTAAGACTCTGCCCATGATATTGTTTGGTCGCCGAGCTACATGTGCATCTAATCATGTCATGTCTGTAAGTGCGTGCTAGTTCGATCtcttacatgcatgtcatgtttaACTAGTAGTCTACCATCTCtgatcttttcattttcatttgtcCATACGTATGACAGATTGTGGAACTCTTGGTGCATATGGATTGCGAAGGATGCGAAAAGAGAGTTCGAAAAGCAATCTCGAAAATACATGGCATGAGTTCATCGATCCGTcttaattataagttatatctATACAtcatctcttttatatatatatatatatatatatatatatatatgtatatatatgtataggttttcaaacccatttgtttttcttttctcatatatattcatcaGATTTATTTCTCATCAACTTCTTATGGAAAGCTCATGTATACTCGTGcaccatttttatatttatgaagatGATAAGCTTCTCAGTTGGTTCCTGCATGGAATAGATCTCGCTTCTGTAATctgctcttatatatatttctgcatGTGTCTCTTGCTTGCAACAATTGGCCTGGAAGCAGGTGTTGATAGCTTGGAAATAGACATGGACAAGCAAAAGGTGACGGTAACGGGATACATTGACCAGAGGAAGGTGCTAAAGATGGTGAGGAGAACAGGAAGGAAGGCTGAGTTTTGGCCATTCCCATACGACACAGAATACTATCCATACGCATCCCATTACTTAGACGAATCTACTTACTCCTCTTCCTATAACTACTACCGCCATGGCTTTAACGAAAGCGTGCACGGTTACTTTCCAGACCAAGCCTACTCTACTGTCTCAGATCAAACCGTCCATCTTTTCAGTGATGATAATGTTCATGCCTATTGCAGTATTATGTGATTATACTTGCATTAATCATGaattaaggaaataaataatttataataccaTTTCAAATGCAAACAAATATGATACggcatattattattatttgcttgttaactttttttagaatataaattaattggAAACTGTTTTTCTCTATTACATCAATAATTTAACATGATATCCTTCTAGAACAATTATTGCTATCCTCTTCCTgaatttctaataataataagtcAAATCCATATTTATTACATCTATGATCGATGTgtcacaaaatttataaaaactttatagtaaaattttataagaagttTAACATGTCCATTACAGAATCTATGGAAAGTTTTATTGCTGTTTGTATTGCATGACATGCAGCTTGGTCTTATCCGgtataatgaaataaaagtggGATATGAGTGTGATTTTGCTGGTATATAACGCCTTGGTGAAGGTAACcattgaaattaatataaatctAGCCCTGCAATTGCAAAGACTCCATTCACTCTGTTCAGACTTCAGCTTGCTCTGCTATGCACAATATTTTAGCAGTATTGTAAGCTTAGTGATAACCTTGATGCAAGAAAAACCCTCAACAGGGAAGGAGCAGGTTCTACATTACATACTAACCATACACATCAATATACAGATTTGGAAACCATCTGCCTAGCAATAAAATGCAATCAGAAGGGTCTCATTTATTCAGCTCTCAGATCAATTTTGTTACTGCCATCCACAGCAGCAACCCACTACAAGATTAAAACCTCAGCTATATGCTCTGAAGCTCAACCTCATGGAGAGGAGAAAACCAAGAAAATgaaagcattttctttttcccccctCTATTgtgcttttgctttttcttgCCGGTTCTGACTCTCTTCAACTTTATCTCCACTTTCAGGGTGCTCAATCCTCGTTCCTTCTGGGACAAGCTGCCCAACTTTCGCATATTTTTCAATGAATTTATCTTCCCAATCCTGCAAAATTTCAAGCTCGGAAGCATCCAGACCTTCAAGGTTACCA
This genomic interval from Juglans regia cultivar Chandler chromosome 3, Walnut 2.0, whole genome shotgun sequence contains the following:
- the LOC109008144 gene encoding heavy metal-associated isoprenylated plant protein 45-like; the encoded protein is MWPEAKTLPMILFGRRATCASNHVMSIVELLVHMDCEGCEKRVRKAISKIHGMSSSIPGVDSLEIDMDKQKVTVTGYIDQRKVLKMVRRTGRKAEFWPFPYDTEYYPYASHYLDESTYSSSYNYYRHGFNESVHGYFPDQAYSTVSDQTVHLFSDDNVHAYCSIM